The DNA window CATCGCCGACATCGTGGTGATCCCCGGCTGGAACCTCAACGGCCGCATCCCCGACGCGGTCAGCGCCAAGTTCGCCGACCTCGGCCCCTATCTGGCCGGCGACGCCGTGAAGAAGTACCCCAACCTGGCCGCCATCCCCACCGGCGCCTGGCAGATGTCCGTCTTCGGCGGCAAGCTGCGCGGCCTGCCGATGCCCTCCTCCCCGCTCGGCGGCGAGATCGTCTACTACCGGGCGGACGTCTTCGAGAAGAACGGCTACACCGTCCCCACCAGCCCCGACGCCTTCCTCGCACTGGCCAAGGAGATCACCGACGCCAAGGCCAAGGTCTGGGCCTGCGACGACATGTGGTACTCGGCGCAGATCCTCTTCGGCTGCGTACCCGGCACCGCCCCCAACTACTGGCAGCTGAAGGACGGCAAGCTGGTCCACCTGGTGGAGACGCCGGAGTACCTGGAGGCCATGGAGTGGACCAGGAAGCTCTTCGCCGCCGGGGTGGTCCACCCCGACGCCGTCGCCGCCACCAATGACAGCAAGACCCGCTTCACCTCCGGCCAGACCCTCATGATGAACGACGGCTCCGCCGCCTGGTACGGCCTCACCTTCGAACAGGCCAAGCCCAACCCGGAGTTCCGCATCAAGGGCATGGACTTCTTCGGCGCCCAGGGCGGCGACCCGGTCCTCTACCTCGGCAACCAGGCCGGCATCTTCAGCTTCCTCAACAAGAAGCTCCCCAAGGACCGGATCGAGGAGTGCCTGGCCATCGCCGACTTCTGCGCGGCCCCCTTCGGCACCAAGGAGTACCTGCTGGTCCAGTACGGCGTCGAGGGCGTCCACTACACCCGGGACAGCAAGGGAACCCCCACCAAGACCGAACGGGGCATCAAGGAGGTCGTCTCCAGCTACGAGTTCATCGCCTCCCCCGACAAGGCCATCGCCTACCCCGACCACCCCGAGGTGGTCCGCGACTACTGCGCCTGGATGGCCAGGAACGCGGCCTTCGCCAAGAAGCCGCTCTTCTTCAATATGCAGATCCAGGAGCCCACCCGCTTCGCCTCCCTCTACAACTCCTTCGACGACCTGCGCAAGGACGTCCACCGGGGCCGCAAGAAGATGAGCGATGTGCAGTCCGCCGTCTCCGACTGGCGCAGGAACGGCGGCGACCAGCTGCGCGACTTCTACCAGCAGATCCTCGACCGGAGCGGCAGCGGAGCCTGACACCCCCGCCGGCCCGGAGGGGGCCGGTGCGCACCCACCGAGCGGAGCAGACGATGAGCACCAGGGCCCGAACAGCCCCCGACCAGCGGAAGGCCGCCACGGTACCGCCGCAGCGGAGCCCCGCCGCCGGACGGCGGACCGCCGCGCCCGCCAAGGGCATCACCCGGTGGCAGCGGTTCCGGCGCGACCGGGTCCTGCTGCTCATGTGCCTGCCCGCACTCGGCCTCGTCCTGGTCTTCAACTACATCCCGCTGCTGGGCAATGTCGTCGCCTTCCAGGAGTACGACCCCTACAGCGGCGGGATCTCCGGCAGCCCCTGGGTCGGCTTCGCCAACTTCCAGCGGATCTTCGAGGACAGCCTCTTCTGGGACGCGGTGGCCAACACCCTCACCCTGACCTCTGTCCAGCTGGTGCTCTACTTCCCCATCCCCATCCTGCTGGCACTGCTGCTCAACAGCGTCCTCAGCAGCAAGGTCCGCACCGCCGTGCAGAGCGTGCTCTACCTGCCGCACTTCTTCTCCTGGGTGCTGGTCATCACCGTCTTCCAGCAGATGCTGGGCGGCGCCGGCCTGATCGCCCAGAATCTGCGGCAGCACGGCATCGAGGGCTTCGACCTGATGACCGACCCGGGGCTGTTCAAGTTCCTGCTCACCGCCCAGGCGGTCTGGAAGGACGCCGGCTGGGGCGTGATCGTCTTCCTGGCCGCGCTCAGCGCCGTCAACCAGGACCTCTACGAGGCCGCCGCCGTGGACGGCGCCGGACGCCTGCGCCGGATGTGGCATGTCACCCTGCCGGCGCTGCGCCCGGTCATCGCACTGCTGCTGGTGCTCCGGGTCGGCGACGCGCTCACCGTCGGCTTCGAGCAGATCCTGCTCCAACGGGACGCCGTGGGCACCGGTGCCTCCGAAGTCCTCGACACCTATGTCTGGTTCGTCGGCATCCGCACCGGCGACTTCTCCTATGCGGCGGCGGCCGGGCTGGTCAAGGGACTCTTCAGCCTCGCCATGGTGCTGCTCGCCAACAAGGCCGCCCACAAGCTGGGCGAGCAGGGGGTGTACGCGCGATGACCGCAACGGTCCCGCCCACCGACGCCGGCCGGGCAGCGCGCCGCGACGACCGGCGGCCCGCCTGGGAGGAGGAGCCCGGCCCGGTTGTCCAGGGCCTCAAGGGGATCACCCTCACCGGGGTCTGCCTGGCCATCCTCGGGCCGCTCTGGGTCGTCCTGGTCACCAGCCTCTCCGACTACCGGACCATCACCGACGCCGGCGGCCTGGTGATCGTGCCCA is part of the Peterkaempfera bronchialis genome and encodes:
- a CDS encoding ABC transporter permease encodes the protein MSTRARTAPDQRKAATVPPQRSPAAGRRTAAPAKGITRWQRFRRDRVLLLMCLPALGLVLVFNYIPLLGNVVAFQEYDPYSGGISGSPWVGFANFQRIFEDSLFWDAVANTLTLTSVQLVLYFPIPILLALLLNSVLSSKVRTAVQSVLYLPHFFSWVLVITVFQQMLGGAGLIAQNLRQHGIEGFDLMTDPGLFKFLLTAQAVWKDAGWGVIVFLAALSAVNQDLYEAAAVDGAGRLRRMWHVTLPALRPVIALLLVLRVGDALTVGFEQILLQRDAVGTGASEVLDTYVWFVGIRTGDFSYAAAAGLVKGLFSLAMVLLANKAAHKLGEQGVYAR
- a CDS encoding extracellular solute-binding protein, with the translated sequence MTSADRARPDAPAAGPVLGRRTFLGSAAAVAAVAAGGGLLTACTSASGGSPAKGGVATGKALADVLPAYLPSQVVTPDIPGQNGASPGFLTFPAELESSVRGKAGKGGAYTVISPLWGAVPEKGSKYFSALNEAIGADLTFQQQDGNTYQDKIGAVLASDDIADIVVIPGWNLNGRIPDAVSAKFADLGPYLAGDAVKKYPNLAAIPTGAWQMSVFGGKLRGLPMPSSPLGGEIVYYRADVFEKNGYTVPTSPDAFLALAKEITDAKAKVWACDDMWYSAQILFGCVPGTAPNYWQLKDGKLVHLVETPEYLEAMEWTRKLFAAGVVHPDAVAATNDSKTRFTSGQTLMMNDGSAAWYGLTFEQAKPNPEFRIKGMDFFGAQGGDPVLYLGNQAGIFSFLNKKLPKDRIEECLAIADFCAAPFGTKEYLLVQYGVEGVHYTRDSKGTPTKTERGIKEVVSSYEFIASPDKAIAYPDHPEVVRDYCAWMARNAAFAKKPLFFNMQIQEPTRFASLYNSFDDLRKDVHRGRKKMSDVQSAVSDWRRNGGDQLRDFYQQILDRSGSGA